One Robbsia sp. KACC 23696 DNA segment encodes these proteins:
- a CDS encoding biopolymer transporter ExbD: MTPLIDVMLVLLVIFIMASPLLPRQIGLELPKASLAPQAARGADETPPPVVSLSIDAAGRLQWNGADIDATALSARMHAAASADPQPQIALRADQRTPYARIAQVMAVAQREGLTRFGFVVDSPASAGAAPK, encoded by the coding sequence ATGACGCCGCTGATCGACGTGATGCTGGTGCTGCTGGTGATTTTCATCATGGCCTCGCCGTTGCTGCCCCGTCAGATCGGGCTCGAACTGCCGAAGGCGTCATTGGCGCCGCAAGCCGCCCGTGGCGCCGACGAGACGCCGCCGCCGGTGGTCAGTCTCTCGATCGATGCCGCCGGCCGCTTGCAATGGAATGGCGCCGACATCGACGCCACGGCGCTGTCGGCGCGCATGCATGCTGCCGCCAGCGCCGATCCCCAACCGCAGATCGCACTACGCGCCGATCAGCGCACGCCCTATGCCCGTATCGCGCAAGTGATGGCCGTGGCGCAGCGGGAGGGCCTGACGCGCTTCGGCTTCGTCGTGGACAGTCCGGCGTCTGCCGGTGCCGCGCCGAAGTAA
- a CDS encoding MotA/TolQ/ExbB proton channel family protein — MTATSGLTQYWEQGDALTHLVAVLLLAMSLLSWIIALYQAWNLRAARRGVSPAIAGFWAAASPDLALAALRAARADTWLSPLALAALYPDQALDGGAAPSLAARASHADRVTRALRDVLLVLQRRIDAGQTWLATIAGAAPFVGLLGTVWGIYHALMGVAGSDQPSITAVAGPVGEALIMTALGLAVAIPALVAYNLLGRSGRMLHDVLDGFAGDLQRLFGAGEER; from the coding sequence ATGACCGCAACGTCCGGTCTGACGCAGTACTGGGAGCAGGGCGACGCCCTGACCCATCTGGTGGCGGTGTTGCTGCTGGCGATGTCATTGCTGAGCTGGATCATCGCGCTGTATCAAGCGTGGAATCTGCGCGCGGCACGTCGCGGCGTCAGTCCGGCCATCGCCGGCTTCTGGGCCGCCGCGAGCCCCGATCTCGCGCTGGCGGCGTTACGCGCCGCCCGTGCCGATACCTGGTTATCGCCCCTGGCATTGGCCGCTCTGTATCCGGATCAGGCGCTAGACGGTGGCGCGGCGCCGTCGCTCGCAGCGCGCGCTTCCCACGCGGATCGCGTGACGCGCGCGCTGCGCGATGTGCTGCTGGTGCTGCAGCGGCGCATCGATGCCGGGCAGACCTGGCTCGCGACCATTGCCGGCGCGGCGCCTTTCGTCGGCCTGCTGGGCACCGTCTGGGGCATCTATCACGCCCTGATGGGCGTGGCCGGCAGCGATCAGCCCTCGATCACGGCGGTAGCCGGCCCGGTGGGTGAGGCGTTGATCATGACGGCACTGGGACTGGCAGTTGCGATTCCGGCGTTGGTCGCCTACAACTTGCTGGGGCGCTCGGGCCGGATGCTGCACGACGTGCTCGACGGTTTTGCCGGCGATCTTCAGCGTTTGTTCGGCGCTGGCGAGGAACGCTGA
- the dapB gene encoding 4-hydroxy-tetrahydrodipicolinate reductase, with protein sequence MKIAIAGASGRMGRMLIEAVLEAPDTTLSGALASAGSAALGRDAGAFLGRDTGVMISSDIDAVLAASDVVIDFTRPEGTFALLEAATRLRKGIVIGTTGFDAAGKAAIQAAAQTIPVVFAANMSVGVNITFKLLDVAARLLASGYDIEVIESHHKHKVDAPSGTALAMGEVIAQALGRNLDECGVFGRSGVTGERDPSTIGFSAIRGGDIIGEHTVMFAGIGERIEITHKSANRVAYAQGSVRAVRFLEGKSAGLFDMQDVLGLK encoded by the coding sequence ATGAAAATCGCGATTGCAGGCGCAAGCGGCCGCATGGGCCGCATGCTGATCGAAGCCGTCCTCGAGGCGCCCGACACGACGCTGTCCGGTGCGCTGGCCTCCGCCGGCAGCGCCGCGCTGGGCCGCGATGCCGGTGCTTTCCTCGGCCGCGACACCGGCGTGATGATTTCGTCGGATATCGACGCCGTGCTGGCCGCATCGGACGTGGTCATCGATTTCACGCGTCCCGAAGGCACGTTCGCCTTGCTGGAAGCGGCCACGCGGCTGCGCAAGGGCATCGTGATTGGCACGACGGGCTTCGATGCGGCAGGCAAGGCCGCCATTCAGGCGGCGGCGCAGACGATTCCGGTCGTGTTCGCGGCGAATATGAGCGTGGGCGTCAACATCACGTTCAAGCTGCTCGACGTGGCAGCGCGGCTGTTGGCCAGTGGCTACGATATCGAGGTCATCGAGTCGCACCATAAGCACAAGGTCGATGCGCCGTCCGGTACGGCGCTGGCGATGGGCGAGGTGATCGCGCAGGCGCTGGGCCGTAACCTCGACGAATGTGGCGTGTTCGGCCGCAGCGGCGTGACCGGTGAACGCGACCCCTCGACGATCGGCTTCTCGGCGATCCGGGGCGGCGACATCATCGGCGAGCACACCGTCATGTTCGCCGGCATTGGCGAACGGATCGAAATCACGCACAAATCGGCAAATCGCGTCGCTTATGCGCAGGGATCGGTCCGTGCGGTCCGCTTCCTGGAAGGGAAGTCGGCCGGCCTGTTCGATATGCAGGATGTGCTGGGTCTCAAGTAA
- the bamE gene encoding outer membrane protein assembly factor BamE, with protein MTSYKHKMRLASLAAALGASVLAGCSTYNSMTSRIVQHVTPYRVTIVQGNFVSSDAAAKLHAGMTRDEVRAALGTPLLTDMFHPERWDYIFYFKRGSTSVVEQRDVVVNFNGDTVVSWSGANDLPSNQDLIEMIDSSRSERSWLRLRKDQRASDNAKAKPAPAAAAASGASAASAEPANQRAADAANNALAASSPATTVRARNVPQSNVVHAGPTSSVQSAPEPQFHLTTPNHLRPAGGSSLLARPPGADDAPASGATGSSN; from the coding sequence ATGACTTCGTACAAGCATAAGATGCGCCTGGCGTCGCTGGCCGCCGCGCTGGGCGCGTCGGTTCTGGCGGGCTGTTCGACGTACAACAGCATGACGAGTCGGATCGTGCAACATGTGACGCCGTATCGCGTGACGATCGTGCAGGGCAATTTCGTCTCTAGCGACGCGGCAGCCAAGCTGCATGCGGGCATGACGCGAGACGAAGTGCGCGCTGCGCTCGGCACGCCGCTGCTGACGGACATGTTCCACCCGGAACGCTGGGATTATATTTTTTACTTCAAGCGTGGCTCGACGTCCGTCGTCGAACAGCGCGATGTCGTGGTCAACTTCAATGGCGATACCGTCGTCAGTTGGAGCGGCGCCAACGACCTGCCGTCGAATCAGGACCTGATCGAGATGATCGACAGCTCCCGCAGCGAACGCAGCTGGCTGCGCCTGCGCAAGGATCAGCGCGCAAGCGACAATGCCAAGGCCAAGCCGGCCCCGGCCGCTGCCGCCGCCAGCGGGGCCAGTGCCGCGAGCGCCGAACCGGCGAACCAGCGCGCTGCCGATGCCGCGAACAACGCCTTGGCGGCGTCCTCGCCGGCGACGACGGTCCGTGCTCGGAATGTGCCGCAGTCGAACGTCGTCCACGCCGGACCGACCTCGTCGGTGCAGAGTGCACCGGAGCCGCAGTTCCACCTGACGACGCCGAACCATCTGCGTCCGGCCGGCGGATCCTCGCTGCTCGCGCGTCCGCCGGGTGCCGACGATGCCCCCGCTTCGGGCGCGACCGGCTCTTCCAATTAA
- the fur gene encoding ferric iron uptake transcriptional regulator, translating to MTNPSDLKSKGLKATLPRMKILDIFQNNGDRHLTAEDVYRELIQEELDIGLATVYRVLTQFEQAGMLSRSTFESGKAVFELKKDHHDHLVCIDCGHVEEFFDAEIEKRQHNIAEQRGFKLQDHALALYGVCTREQCPNRKS from the coding sequence ATGACCAATCCATCCGACCTCAAAAGCAAGGGACTGAAAGCGACGCTGCCGCGCATGAAGATCCTCGACATCTTCCAGAACAACGGCGACCGCCATTTGACGGCCGAAGATGTCTACCGCGAGTTGATCCAGGAAGAACTGGATATCGGGCTGGCGACCGTCTACCGTGTGCTGACGCAGTTCGAACAGGCCGGCATGTTGTCGCGCTCCACGTTCGAGTCCGGCAAGGCCGTGTTCGAGCTGAAAAAGGACCACCATGACCACCTGGTCTGCATCGATTGCGGCCACGTCGAAGAATTCTTCGATGCCGAGATCGAGAAGCGGCAGCATAACATTGCCGAGCAGCGAGGATTCAAGTTGCAGGACCACGCATTGGCACTTTATGGTGTCTGCACGCGCGAGCAATGCCCGAATCGCAAGTCCTGA